Proteins from one Staphylococcus saprophyticus subsp. saprophyticus ATCC 15305 = NCTC 7292 genomic window:
- a CDS encoding HTH domain-containing protein, with amino-acid sequence MEKPERLLYIYTRLLNGKTISKEALSQKLQVNIRTIQRDISDINNLFMKIMNGMVLKAK; translated from the coding sequence TTGGAAAAACCAGAACGTCTGCTCTATATTTACACCCGATTACTAAATGGTAAAACGATAAGCAAAGAAGCCTTATCACAAAAACTACAAGTTAATATACGTACGATTCAAAGAGACATTAGTGATATAAATAATTTATTTATGAAGATCATGAATGGCATGGTCTTGAAGGCAAAGTAA
- a CDS encoding bifunctional riboflavin kinase/FAD synthetase, protein MKVIEVAHPIQDNQYITEAVAMAFGFFDGMHKGHAKVFETLDAKAKSQNLKKAVMTFDPHPSVVLNPKLKRTDYLTPIQDKVEILESYGIDYCIVINFSSKFAEVTAEEFIQDYIIKNNVKEVIAGFDFTFGKFGKGNMMILDEMSEFNTTVVSKQEIESEKISTTDIRKSLKTGDLQKANEELGYRYRIKGTVVQGEKRGRTIGFPTANVQPSGDYVLPKNGVYAVSMEIGVNKETYRGVANVGVKPTFHDPSKAQVVIEVNLFDFSENIYGERVTVYWHHYLRPEIKFDGIDPLVEQMNKDKEKAKYLLSVDFGDEVSYNI, encoded by the coding sequence ATGAAAGTGATAGAAGTAGCTCATCCAATTCAAGATAATCAATATATAACAGAAGCGGTTGCGATGGCTTTCGGATTTTTTGACGGTATGCATAAAGGTCATGCAAAAGTATTTGAAACATTAGATGCCAAAGCAAAATCCCAAAATTTAAAAAAAGCAGTCATGACATTTGATCCGCACCCTTCAGTTGTATTAAATCCTAAATTAAAGAGAACAGATTATTTAACACCAATTCAGGATAAGGTGGAAATTTTAGAGTCATATGGTATAGATTATTGTATCGTTATTAATTTTTCATCTAAGTTTGCTGAAGTTACGGCTGAAGAATTTATTCAGGATTATATTATCAAAAATAATGTAAAAGAAGTGATTGCTGGCTTTGACTTTACATTTGGTAAATTCGGTAAAGGGAACATGATGATTCTTGATGAAATGTCTGAGTTTAATACAACAGTTGTGAGTAAACAAGAGATTGAGTCAGAAAAAATATCTACAACAGATATTAGAAAATCGCTTAAAACAGGCGATTTGCAGAAGGCCAATGAAGAATTAGGTTACCGATATCGTATTAAAGGTACAGTTGTTCAGGGTGAAAAACGAGGGAGAACAATTGGTTTCCCTACGGCTAATGTGCAACCGAGTGGTGATTATGTATTGCCGAAAAATGGCGTTTATGCTGTCAGCATGGAAATTGGTGTAAACAAAGAAACATATCGAGGCGTAGCCAATGTTGGGGTTAAACCGACGTTTCATGATCCTTCCAAAGCACAAGTAGTTATTGAAGTGAATTTATTCGACTTTAGTGAAAATATTTATGGTGAACGTGTAACCGTATATTGGCATCACTATTTAAGACCAGAAATTAAATTTGATGGAATAGATCCTTTAGTTGAACAGATGAACAAAGATAAAGAAAAAGCAAAATATCTATTATCGGTTGATTTTGGTGATGAAGTATCATATAATATTTAA
- the pnp gene encoding polyribonucleotide nucleotidyltransferase: MSQEKKVFKTEWANRSLTIETGQLAKQANGAVLVRYGDTVVLSTAVASKEPRDGDFFPLMVNYEEKMYAAGKIPGGFKKREGRPSDEATLTARLIDRPIRPLFPKGYKYDVQIMNTVLSADPDCSPEMAAMIGSSMALSVSDIPFQGPIAGVKVGYIDGEYVINPTVAQKEVSRLDLEVAGHKDAVNMVEAGASEITESEMLEAIFFGHSEIQRLVNFQQEIVDHIQPKKKAFVPVEKDEVLVEKVKQLTQENGLKDAVLTFDKQQRDINLDALKEKVAAEFIDEEDADNEVLIKEVNSILNDLVKEEVRRLIAEEKIRPDGRKTDEIRPLESEVGVLPRAHGSGLFTRGQTQALSVLTLGSMSEYQILDGLGEEEQKRFMHHYNFPNYSVGETGPVRSPGRREIGHGALGERALSHIIPDLKDFPYTVRIVSEVLESNGSSSQASICGSTLALMDAGVPIKAPVAGIAMGLVTRDDSYTILTDIQGMEDALGDMDFKVAGTAEGITAIQMDIKIDGLTKEIIKEALDQAREGRLAILDHMLQTIDTSRSELSAFAPKVVTMTIKPEKIRDVIGPGGKKINEIIDETGVKLDIEQDGTIFIGAVDKDAIARARSIIEDITREAEVGQVYEGKVKRIEKYGAFVELFPGKDALVHISQIANERIDKVEDVLKVGDIFKIKVTEIDKQGRVNASHKALL, encoded by the coding sequence ATGTCTCAAGAGAAAAAAGTTTTTAAAACCGAATGGGCAAACAGATCATTAACGATTGAAACAGGTCAACTTGCTAAACAAGCTAATGGTGCCGTACTCGTTCGTTATGGTGATACAGTAGTTTTATCTACTGCAGTAGCTTCAAAAGAACCACGTGATGGTGACTTTTTCCCATTAATGGTTAACTATGAAGAAAAAATGTATGCAGCTGGTAAAATTCCAGGTGGATTTAAGAAACGTGAAGGTCGTCCAAGCGATGAAGCAACGTTAACTGCACGATTAATTGATAGACCAATCCGCCCATTGTTCCCTAAAGGTTATAAGTATGATGTTCAAATAATGAATACTGTACTTAGTGCTGATCCAGATTGTTCACCAGAAATGGCAGCTATGATAGGTTCATCTATGGCATTGAGTGTTTCTGACATTCCATTCCAAGGGCCTATTGCCGGTGTGAAGGTGGGATATATTGATGGTGAATACGTAATCAATCCAACGGTAGCACAAAAAGAAGTGTCGCGTTTAGACCTAGAAGTTGCTGGTCATAAAGATGCAGTGAACATGGTTGAAGCGGGCGCTAGCGAAATTACTGAGAGTGAAATGCTAGAAGCTATTTTCTTTGGACATAGCGAAATTCAACGATTGGTTAATTTCCAACAAGAAATTGTTGATCATATCCAACCAAAGAAAAAAGCATTCGTTCCTGTAGAAAAAGATGAAGTATTAGTTGAAAAAGTTAAACAACTAACACAAGAGAACGGTTTAAAAGATGCTGTTTTAACATTTGATAAACAACAACGTGATATCAATTTAGATGCGCTCAAAGAAAAAGTAGCAGCTGAATTTATTGATGAAGAAGACGCAGATAACGAAGTGTTAATTAAAGAAGTGAATAGTATATTAAATGACTTAGTCAAAGAGGAAGTTAGACGTTTAATTGCTGAAGAAAAAATCAGACCTGATGGCCGTAAAACAGATGAAATTCGTCCATTAGAATCAGAAGTAGGTGTCTTACCTAGAGCGCATGGTTCTGGTTTGTTTACACGTGGTCAAACACAAGCACTATCTGTCCTAACTTTAGGTTCAATGAGTGAATATCAAATCCTAGACGGTTTAGGGGAAGAAGAACAGAAACGTTTCATGCATCATTATAACTTCCCAAACTACTCAGTAGGTGAAACGGGTCCTGTTCGTTCTCCAGGTCGTCGTGAAATTGGTCATGGTGCATTAGGTGAACGTGCATTGAGCCATATTATACCGGATTTGAAAGACTTCCCATATACTGTAAGAATTGTAAGTGAAGTATTAGAATCCAATGGTTCGTCTTCACAGGCATCAATTTGTGGGTCTACATTAGCATTAATGGATGCTGGTGTGCCGATTAAAGCACCTGTTGCAGGTATTGCTATGGGCTTAGTGACACGTGATGATAGTTATACAATCTTAACAGACATTCAAGGTATGGAAGATGCACTCGGCGATATGGACTTTAAAGTTGCAGGTACAGCTGAAGGTATCACTGCAATTCAAATGGATATTAAAATTGATGGTTTAACAAAAGAAATTATTAAAGAAGCGTTAGATCAAGCACGTGAAGGTCGTCTAGCTATATTAGATCACATGCTACAAACTATCGATACGTCTCGTAGCGAATTAAGTGCTTTTGCACCTAAAGTAGTTACGATGACAATTAAACCAGAGAAAATTAGAGATGTCATTGGACCTGGTGGTAAAAAAATTAATGAAATCATTGATGAAACTGGCGTGAAACTTGATATCGAACAAGATGGTACGATCTTTATTGGTGCAGTTGATAAAGATGCCATAGCACGTGCACGTTCAATCATTGAAGATATTACACGTGAAGCAGAAGTTGGACAAGTTTATGAAGGTAAAGTCAAACGTATTGAGAAATATGGTGCGTTTGTTGAATTATTCCCAGGTAAAGATGCACTTGTTCACATTTCGCAAATTGCGAATGAACGTATTGATAAAGTCGAAGATGTTTTAAAAGTCGGCGATATTTTCAAAATCAAAGTAACTGAAATTGACAAACAAGGTCGTGTCAATGCATCACATAAAGCATTACTATAA
- the rpsO gene encoding 30S ribosomal protein S15, with protein sequence MAISQERKNELIKEYRTHEADTGSPEVQIAVLTAEITALNEHLREHKKDHHSRRGLLKMVGRRRHLLNYLRDKDVQRYRELIKSLGIRR encoded by the coding sequence ATGGCAATTTCACAAGAACGCAAAAATGAACTAATTAAAGAATATCGTACACACGAAGCAGACACTGGTTCTCCAGAAGTCCAAATCGCTGTATTAACTGCAGAAATCACTGCGTTAAACGAACATTTACGTGAACACAAAAAAGATCATCATTCACGTCGCGGATTATTAAAAATGGTAGGTCGTCGTAGACACTTACTTAACTATTTACGTGACAAAGATGTTCAACGTTACCGTGAATTAATTAAATCATTAGGTATCCGTCGTTAA
- the rnjB gene encoding ribonuclease J2: protein MSLIKKKNKNIRIIPLGGVGEIAKNMYIVEVDDEMFMLDAGLMFPEDEMLGVDIVIPDIQYVIENKEKLKGIFLTHGHEHAIGAVTYVLEQVDAPVYGSKLTIALIKENMKARNVNKKVRYYTVNNESVMRFKGVNVTFFNTTHSIPDSLGICIHTSYGAIVYTGEFKFDQSLHGHYAPDLKKMTEIGEAGVFALISDSTEAEKPGYNTPENVIESHMYDAFTKVKGRLIVSCYASNFIRIQQVLNLAQRLNRKVSFLGRSLESSFNIARKMGYFDISKDLLIPINEVENYPKNEVIIIATGMQGEPVEALSQMAQKKHKIMNIEPGDSVFLTITASANMEVIVGNTLNELVRAGAEIIPNSKKIHASSHGCMEELKMMINIMKPEYFIPVNGEFKMQISHAKLANEAGVQPEKIFLVEKGDVVNYDGEEMILNEKVNSGNVLIDGIGVGDVGNIVLRDRHLLAEDGIFIAVVTLDPKNRRIAAGPEIQSRGFVYVRESEALLNEAEEKVREIVELGLQEKRIEWSEIKQSMRDQISKLLFENTKRRPMIIPVISEI from the coding sequence TTGAGTTTAATAAAGAAAAAAAATAAAAACATTCGTATCATTCCACTCGGCGGAGTTGGAGAAATTGCGAAAAATATGTATATCGTCGAAGTGGACGATGAAATGTTTATGCTTGATGCTGGTTTAATGTTCCCAGAAGACGAAATGCTGGGCGTAGATATTGTTATTCCAGATATTCAATACGTAATAGAAAATAAAGAAAAATTAAAAGGGATCTTTCTAACGCATGGACACGAACATGCTATTGGTGCTGTAACGTATGTGTTAGAACAAGTTGATGCTCCGGTATACGGTTCGAAATTGACGATTGCTTTAATTAAAGAGAATATGAAAGCACGCAATGTTAATAAAAAAGTTAGATACTACACAGTGAATAATGAATCAGTGATGCGTTTTAAAGGGGTAAATGTCACTTTCTTTAATACGACGCACAGTATTCCAGATAGTTTAGGTATTTGTATCCATACTTCTTATGGCGCAATTGTTTATACGGGTGAATTTAAATTCGACCAAAGTTTACATGGACATTATGCACCAGATTTGAAGAAAATGACTGAGATAGGCGAAGCGGGGGTGTTTGCTTTAATTAGTGATTCGACTGAAGCTGAAAAGCCAGGTTATAATACACCAGAAAATGTGATCGAATCACATATGTACGATGCATTTACAAAAGTGAAGGGCAGATTAATTGTATCTTGTTATGCTTCTAATTTTATAAGAATTCAACAAGTATTAAATCTTGCGCAAAGATTAAATAGAAAAGTGTCATTCTTAGGACGTTCACTTGAAAGCTCATTTAACATTGCTAGAAAAATGGGATATTTTGATATTTCAAAAGATTTATTAATTCCAATCAATGAAGTTGAAAATTATCCTAAGAATGAAGTGATTATCATAGCCACTGGTATGCAAGGTGAACCTGTTGAAGCGCTTAGTCAAATGGCTCAGAAAAAGCATAAGATAATGAATATCGAACCAGGGGACTCTGTCTTTTTAACTATTACAGCTTCTGCCAATATGGAAGTGATAGTAGGTAATACTTTAAATGAATTAGTACGTGCAGGTGCTGAAATTATACCAAATAGTAAAAAAATTCATGCTTCTAGTCATGGTTGCATGGAAGAGTTGAAGATGATGATTAACATAATGAAACCAGAATACTTTATACCAGTAAATGGTGAATTTAAAATGCAAATTTCTCATGCTAAATTAGCTAATGAAGCAGGTGTACAACCTGAAAAAATCTTCCTTGTAGAAAAAGGCGATGTTGTTAACTACGATGGTGAAGAAATGATTTTAAATGAAAAAGTAAATTCTGGAAATGTACTTATTGATGGTATCGGTGTAGGAGATGTCGGTAATATCGTATTAAGGGATCGTCATTTATTAGCGGAAGACGGTATATTTATTGCTGTGGTTACGCTTGATCCAAAAAATAGAAGAATAGCGGCAGGTCCAGAAATTCAATCAAGAGGTTTCGTTTATGTAAGAGAAAGTGAAGCACTTTTAAATGAAGCTGAAGAAAAAGTCCGTGAAATTGTCGAATTAGGTTTACAAGAGAAACGCATTGAATGGTCTGAAATTAAACAGAGTATGCGTGATCAAATTAGTAAATTATTATTTGAAAATACGAAACGTCGTCCGATGATTATTCCAGTTATTTCTGAAATTTAA
- the rbfA gene encoding 30S ribosome-binding factor RbfA, whose translation MNMRAERVGEQMKQEIMDIANNKVKDPRIGFLTITDVQLTNDLSIATVYLTVLGNEKQKADTFKGLEKAKGFIKSELGSRMRLRIIPELNFEYDESIDYGNKIERMIQDLHKKD comes from the coding sequence ATGAATATGAGAGCAGAACGTGTAGGCGAACAAATGAAACAAGAAATCATGGATATCGCTAATAATAAAGTTAAGGATCCAAGAATTGGTTTTTTAACAATTACTGACGTACAATTAACCAATGATTTATCTATTGCAACGGTTTATTTAACTGTTTTAGGTAATGAAAAACAAAAAGCAGATACCTTCAAAGGCTTAGAAAAAGCTAAAGGCTTTATAAAATCTGAATTAGGCTCTAGAATGAGACTCCGTATCATTCCAGAATTGAATTTTGAATATGATGAATCGATTGATTATGGTAATAAAATCGAAAGAATGATTCAGGATTTGCATAAAAAAGACTAA
- the ymfI gene encoding elongation factor P 5-aminopentanone reductase: MKALVMGGSGSIGTAIVDRLLYDGYEVIIQYNQANVDTLQSQYKSQPVQFIQIDLMQDIDFADYFDFITNLDCLIYASGTALYGQIQDMTDEMIDLAYQIHVKQFIRVCRYFVDQLRQSQSGRIVVISSIWGETGASMESVYSAMKGAQIAFVKALSQELAMTSVTVNAIAPGLVSGNMARVWSEAELAAITEDLPQQRLIDPTEIAHTCSYLCHPFAKSITGTIQKVNGAWYL; encoded by the coding sequence ATGAAGGCATTAGTGATGGGTGGTTCTGGTAGTATAGGTACAGCTATCGTTGATCGTCTATTGTATGACGGTTATGAAGTTATCATTCAGTATAATCAGGCTAATGTTGATACACTGCAGTCGCAATATAAAAGTCAGCCTGTACAATTCATACAAATAGATTTAATGCAGGACATCGATTTTGCGGATTACTTTGATTTTATTACTAATTTGGATTGCCTTATTTATGCGAGTGGCACTGCATTATATGGACAAATACAAGATATGACAGACGAAATGATTGATTTAGCTTATCAAATTCACGTAAAACAATTCATACGTGTTTGTAGGTATTTTGTTGATCAACTAAGACAAAGTCAGAGTGGTAGGATTGTTGTTATTTCATCTATTTGGGGTGAAACAGGTGCAAGTATGGAATCAGTTTATTCTGCAATGAAAGGTGCCCAAATTGCTTTTGTAAAAGCATTGAGTCAAGAACTTGCAATGACTTCAGTAACGGTGAACGCTATTGCACCCGGTTTGGTAAGTGGTAATATGGCTCGAGTTTGGAGTGAAGCGGAATTGGCAGCAATTACTGAAGACTTGCCACAACAAAGATTGATAGATCCGACTGAAATTGCTCACACATGTAGTTATCTATGTCATCCTTTTGCGAAAAGTATCACCGGAACAATTCAAAAAGTGAATGGCGCTTGGTACTTGTAA
- the truB gene encoding tRNA pseudouridine(55) synthase TruB — MYNGILPVFKDRGLTSHDVVFKLRKILKTKKVGHTGTLDPEVSGVLPICIGSATKVSDYIMEMGKTYKATVSLGITTTTEDQTGEILEQTAVNEQDVSAKSIDDVLQQFKGELIQIPPMYSSVKVNGKKLYEYARNNQVVERPERKVNIYQINRISDLRFVDDTCQFDMIVECGKGTYIRTLATDIGKALGLPAHMSKLTRTQSGGFDINESLTLEDIKSLHEHDTLLEKLFPIEYGLKGIEQILITDNAIKGKILNGQKFYKAEFKQNIDDIVIMVDNETHKVLAIYEPHPEKLDEIKPKKVFN, encoded by the coding sequence ATGTATAATGGGATTTTACCGGTGTTTAAAGATCGTGGATTAACAAGTCATGATGTTGTATTCAAGTTGAGGAAAATTTTAAAAACGAAAAAGGTTGGTCACACGGGTACGCTAGACCCAGAAGTTTCAGGTGTTCTACCAATTTGTATTGGCAGTGCTACGAAAGTGAGTGACTACATTATGGAAATGGGTAAAACTTATAAAGCTACAGTTAGTTTGGGCATAACAACGACGACTGAAGATCAGACTGGAGAAATATTAGAACAAACAGCTGTTAATGAACAAGATGTTTCTGCTAAGTCGATAGATGATGTTTTACAACAATTTAAAGGTGAGCTGATACAAATTCCACCAATGTATTCTTCCGTAAAAGTAAATGGTAAGAAACTATATGAATATGCAAGAAACAATCAAGTAGTTGAAAGACCAGAGCGAAAGGTCAACATTTATCAAATTAATCGAATTTCAGATTTGCGTTTTGTAGACGATACTTGTCAATTTGATATGATAGTTGAATGTGGTAAAGGTACATATATTAGAACACTTGCCACAGATATTGGTAAAGCACTTGGGCTACCTGCACATATGTCAAAATTAACACGTACGCAAAGTGGTGGATTTGATATCAATGAGAGTCTAACACTTGAAGATATAAAGTCACTGCATGAGCATGACACGTTACTTGAGAAATTATTTCCTATAGAATATGGTTTGAAAGGTATTGAACAAATTTTAATTACTGATAACGCCATTAAAGGAAAAATATTAAATGGACAAAAGTTTTACAAAGCTGAGTTCAAGCAAAATATAGACGACATCGTTATAATGGTAGATAATGAAACACATAAAGTGTTAGCAATTTATGAACCACACCCAGAAAAACTTGATGAAATTAAACCTAAAAAAGTGTTTAACTAA
- the yfmF gene encoding EF-P 5-aminopentanol modification-associated protein YfmF gives MKNKNTQNDIHIKVMPTTKFKTTTITLKFMAPLESDTMTARSILSKVLVRATKQWPTDKAFNRHLSHLYGAYVNSFVSKFKDKHVISISLELINERYLKDQTPLFEKGVALLKEIIWNPLVTDQQFDEVFVSQEKSLLGKKLEAMVDNKSQISFLNLLKHMFGEHPYRHLATGQIECIKSVTPETLYDTYQSMLQNDYCAVYVVGNVDEAQVKTQLKTYFDIKPFHFELTQDAPMKQAHTLPQEIVEVDDVDQAKLNMGFRMPAKYGDAAYFTMVVFNVMFGGDPSSVLFNEVREKQSLAYSIHSQIDAKNGFMFVLSGVSIDKHEVAKDTIIKEFEKFQNGQFEEDKLALAKKVILSQRQESHDRPKSMIEILNNNILLDEPMSEEGYFEGIQSVTKSDVQQLAQAVVLDTIYILTKGGND, from the coding sequence TTGAAGAACAAAAATACTCAGAATGACATACATATTAAAGTAATGCCAACTACAAAATTTAAAACGACCACAATAACGTTGAAATTTATGGCTCCCTTAGAAAGTGACACCATGACTGCGCGTTCGATTCTAAGCAAAGTATTAGTTCGAGCAACCAAACAATGGCCTACAGATAAAGCATTCAATAGACATTTATCACATTTATATGGCGCCTATGTGAATAGTTTTGTTTCAAAATTTAAAGATAAGCATGTTATAAGCATTTCATTAGAGTTAATTAATGAACGTTATTTGAAAGACCAAACACCATTATTTGAAAAAGGTGTGGCATTGTTAAAAGAAATTATTTGGAACCCGTTAGTGACTGATCAACAATTTGATGAGGTTTTTGTGTCACAAGAAAAATCTTTATTAGGTAAAAAACTAGAAGCGATGGTTGATAACAAATCGCAGATTTCATTTTTAAATTTATTAAAACATATGTTTGGAGAACATCCTTATAGACATTTGGCTACAGGTCAAATAGAATGCATAAAAAGTGTAACGCCAGAAACTTTATACGATACATATCAATCTATGCTACAAAATGATTACTGTGCAGTTTACGTCGTTGGTAACGTAGATGAAGCACAAGTTAAAACGCAATTGAAAACTTATTTCGATATCAAACCTTTCCACTTTGAATTAACGCAAGACGCACCTATGAAACAAGCACATACATTACCACAAGAAATTGTTGAAGTGGACGATGTAGATCAAGCTAAGTTGAATATGGGCTTTAGAATGCCTGCAAAATATGGCGACGCAGCGTATTTTACAATGGTTGTATTTAATGTAATGTTCGGTGGTGACCCTTCATCTGTATTATTTAATGAAGTCCGTGAAAAACAAAGTTTGGCATATTCAATTCATTCACAAATTGATGCAAAAAATGGCTTCATGTTTGTATTGAGTGGTGTATCCATAGATAAACATGAAGTTGCAAAAGATACAATTATCAAAGAATTTGAAAAGTTCCAAAACGGTCAATTTGAAGAAGATAAGCTAGCATTAGCTAAAAAAGTAATTCTTTCGCAGAGACAAGAATCACATGACAGACCAAAAAGTATGATAGAAATTTTAAACAACAATATCTTATTAGATGAGCCTATGTCAGAAGAAGGTTATTTTGAAGGTATCCAAAGTGTTACAAAATCAGATGTGCAACAATTAGCGCAAGCGGTTGTGCTTGATACCATTTATATTCTGACAAAAGGAGGTAATGACTAA
- a CDS encoding GntR family transcriptional regulator: MELTSVYKVKEWMIQQIKDGKLQHGEPLPSNLAIARTLNVKTDDVYDAVDELITEQVLSNNLEEGARVKSLHPFYYPLGEVVSISRMIEDQGYSAGTEYISFDEKPATSLDSKRLNIADKANVTIIERVRTANKKPVVYCLDKVPASDLTCAQYQNSDESLLGAIEAHTGKKVAYADTEMEAISYEPHISDILGASPHEGLMLLKLVHYDKDDQPILYSFNYFKSSLVKFKTVKNSL; encoded by the coding sequence ATGGAACTGACTTCTGTTTATAAAGTTAAAGAGTGGATGATACAACAAATCAAAGATGGCAAATTACAACATGGTGAACCATTACCAAGTAATTTAGCAATAGCTAGAACATTAAATGTAAAGACAGATGATGTCTATGATGCAGTAGATGAATTAATCACTGAACAAGTTTTATCAAATAATTTAGAAGAAGGTGCACGTGTTAAATCACTGCACCCATTCTATTATCCTTTAGGAGAAGTTGTAAGTATAAGTAGAATGATTGAAGATCAGGGTTATAGTGCTGGGACAGAATATATTAGTTTTGATGAAAAACCAGCGACCTCATTAGATTCAAAACGATTAAATATTGCAGATAAGGCAAACGTTACAATTATAGAACGTGTCAGAACGGCAAATAAGAAACCCGTAGTATATTGTTTAGATAAAGTGCCTGCGAGTGACTTAACATGCGCACAATATCAAAATAGCGATGAATCGCTACTAGGTGCTATCGAAGCACATACGGGAAAAAAAGTGGCATATGCTGATACTGAAATGGAGGCCATCAGTTATGAGCCGCACATTTCAGACATCTTAGGTGCATCACCACATGAAGGGCTTATGTTATTGAAATTAGTCCATTATGATAAAGATGACCAACCAATACTTTATTCTTTTAATTATTTCAAAAGTAGTTTAGTAAAATTTAAAACGGTTAAAAATAGTTTATAA
- the yfmH gene encoding EF-P 5-aminopentanol modification-associated protein YfmH, producing MRENYYEQIDERVFEAELNNGLKLFIIPKKGFQKTFVTYTTKFGSLDNKFKPHGSDTFVTVPDGVAHFLEHKLFENDDDSEDLFTAFAEDNAQVNAFTSFDRTSYLFSATDHVERNIKRLLTMVESPYFTKETVDKEKGIIAEEIKMYQEQPGYKLMFNTLKAMYDTHPIRVDIAGSVESIYEITKDDLYLCYETFYHPSNMVLFVVGDVDVANIYDVVATHENQRDKEAQPQIVRDPLIEKATVNESKVTETMKLQSPRLMLGFKNNPLVDEPDASFVKRDLEMTLFYEMLFGEETDFYQSLLNEDLIDETFGYQFVLEPTYSFSVITSATQYPDKLKALLLTEIENNQGQLNDEEAFSLLKKQFIGEFISGLNSPEYIANQYTKLYFEGVSLFDLLEIVESITLESVNETSKMGLNLEQVVDSRLEMK from the coding sequence ATGCGAGAAAATTATTATGAACAAATAGATGAACGTGTATTTGAAGCAGAATTAAATAATGGATTGAAATTATTTATTATCCCCAAAAAAGGGTTCCAAAAAACATTTGTGACGTATACTACAAAGTTCGGCTCGTTAGATAATAAATTTAAGCCACATGGTAGTGATACTTTTGTCACTGTTCCAGATGGTGTAGCGCATTTCTTAGAACATAAATTGTTTGAAAACGATGATGATAGTGAAGATTTATTTACGGCATTTGCTGAAGATAATGCACAAGTCAATGCATTCACTAGTTTTGATCGTACAAGTTATCTATTTAGTGCAACAGATCATGTGGAGCGTAATATTAAACGCTTATTAACAATGGTTGAGTCACCTTATTTCACTAAAGAAACAGTAGATAAAGAAAAAGGCATCATAGCTGAAGAAATTAAAATGTACCAAGAACAGCCTGGTTACAAATTAATGTTTAATACATTGAAAGCTATGTATGATACACATCCTATTCGTGTGGATATTGCAGGCAGTGTAGAGAGTATTTATGAGATTACTAAAGATGATCTTTATTTATGTTATGAGACATTTTATCATCCATCGAATATGGTACTCTTTGTTGTCGGCGATGTAGATGTAGCAAATATTTATGATGTCGTGGCAACGCATGAAAATCAACGCGATAAAGAAGCACAACCGCAAATAGTTAGAGATCCATTGATAGAAAAAGCAACTGTAAATGAATCCAAAGTGACTGAAACTATGAAATTGCAATCACCTCGATTGATGTTAGGCTTTAAAAACAATCCGTTAGTTGATGAACCCGACGCATCTTTTGTAAAGAGAGATTTAGAGATGACACTTTTCTATGAAATGTTATTTGGTGAAGAAACAGATTTTTATCAATCTTTACTTAACGAAGATCTAATTGATGAGACATTTGGATATCAATTTGTATTAGAACCGACATATAGTTTCTCAGTAATTACGAGCGCAACACAGTATCCTGATAAATTAAAAGCGTTACTTTTAACAGAAATTGAAAACAACCAAGGACAACTGAATGATGAAGAAGCATTTAGTTTACTAAAAAAACAATTCATAGGTGAATTTATTTCAGGGTTAAATTCTCCGGAATACATAGCGAACCAATATACGAAATTATATTTTGAAGGCGTAAGTTTATTCGATTTATTGGAAATTGTTGAAAGCATCACTTTAGAGAGTGTAAACGAAACTTCAAAAATGGGCTTGAACCTAGAGCAAGTTGTTGATAGTCGTTTGGAGATGAAATAA